The nucleotide window ttgccagcttggtgtttataaccctctgtgggagtttgccgagttcccttgatgggaagatcattcaaacaaacaaacaaacaaacctgaaatTAACATTTGCAGTTCGGGTAGGACAGTGTGAATTTGGATCATGAACCAGTGTCCTGACCGAGAGGTCTAGCTACCGGACTATGGTCATTTCGTGTGTCATTAAGTCGATTGAGTCAACATtgtgacaggtttgttattttatgcagatgttgggatacaccaagtgagtagactggtctttgacaaaatatcagaggtgtccagtgctttccGTACCTTTGCTCTGTAATATAAACTGTTTTGTGAACGTAAAAGCGACACCTGTGAAACACCACTCCCTTTCTGCCAGTCAACATGACTAGAGCTTATAGTAGCCAACAGTTTCAAAGCATTTGCTGTTTTTGATTGACCGtcaatgttttggtttttattttcagctcgACTCTGTGTTTTTGAGGGACACCAAGTCAACATCCACTTACAAGGGATGTCAAGTGATCAAATTTCGGTCTGGCAGCATTGTGACCGAGTTTCAGCTCACACAAGCTGACGTTTCGACACGGTTAAATGAAACTGGTCTGCAGCTTATTTTACAAAAAGCCGTCGACGACggaactgtgaaaaaaatcagtgGTTTAATTATCTCTTCAAAGTCCGTTCTTGTGACTCGTAAGTTTTAAAATTCGGCTAGAATTATGTAAAAGACATCaaaatgtaaatgtacatgcaGTTCATTTCATTATTGTAATCTTACTATAATTATTCATTGGAAATTATTTCACTCACAACATCCAAAACTGCGTTATTAATTGTGTTTGCACCTTTCGGGCCCTAAGTTCTGATTGGGCAAGGTTTATATTGGATGACATTGCAACAAGCAATAAGAACACTATGCCACCATGATGCTATTTTGTGTATTTGTATATCACACAGCTCTTGACGAATGTGCTAAGGAAGTCCACGACTGTTCCATGTTTGCTACATGTTACGATCAACCCATTGGCTTCAGTTGCATCTGCAATACTGGATACAAAGATTTGCATAATGACGTCACACCGGGCAGATATTGCCAGTCAGGTAGATATACAATAGGTCACTTTAGCATTTTATTGTTTGACATTGGGTTTTATTTGGAGTAAATCACCCACTCATTGTTTACTCACAATAAACTTTTTGAAAGGACTCGATTTAAGTAATtaaggtttgcggcaacaccatcaGGGAACAACTCTGTTGAGTAGTGTCGGTTCTAAAAAAGAACCGGGATTAATGgatctcagagccaacactactcaaaagaggttTTCACATAAATCTCTctgagggtgcgttcgataatagctgccctgggtcgaccctggtctgccatcggtacgttcgaatagcttagacgtcattccaggggcttacCGGGTCTGCCCCAagtaccctgcttgtggagtgggtcacttgggggctggcctcaggtgcatgacgtcaccacgagagggtgatgagtgattgttcgattagctctccccaggggctcacccgagtgagcaccgcggggtcgacacggggaagctaatcgaacgcacccaatgttatacttccaccatgcaaagtttcaattccTACTTACTTGAAAGTAGGCTtactcaatttattttttacatttcagtCGAGCGATCGCAAAAACAACTAACTAGCCAGATGCATGTCGTCGTAGCCATCGTTCTGGCTACCTCGATTGTCGTTCTCATTACTGTCACGGCGTTTTTGGCCTTTTTACATAAGAAGTGCCATGCAAGACGGACGTCATCGAGCACAGTCAAGATGCCGACTGTCACTGCTGCTAGGAAGATATCTGACGCGTTCTTAGCCGGGGATGTAGAGGCTGGGGTGTGGTGTCCAGCCCCTGGGGAGGAGGGTGATGCATGGTCAAGTGGAAGCTCATCGAGTTTAGGTCAAGATACAGGAAAAACGAAGGTACATCAGCAGAGTTGGGTATAAAGGACTCTTGAATTAATTAATTAGGAATGTCCAAAAAAGATGTTCAATTTACCAATTCCAACATGGATGAAAATTGAGAAAATGGGTCCTTAAAAacacaaagacaaacaaatacaatacaaaacgaGGGATATCAAATTGCTCAGGAATTTGCGAAGAGCCATGATCaagacaacaaaattatgcattGTATGACACTTTGGTGTTTTGTTCTAACTCTCgaaaaaaattgataatttAATAATGGGTAAATGGCTATGTTTCTGGTAGCTTAAGACTGCGTCCTTCTCATGTTTGTTCCTTTCATTGACCAATGTGTTTCACACAATTAAATGACTTTACTCATAATTTACTAAGTCAGCTACAATAATAACATTCACACTTCTGCTATCTACAGATCGCAAGGCGTTCAATATGGGAGGAGAAAAGTGACAAACGCAAAACCTGCTGTTGATAATTGGATgaatttatgtttgtttttaagaatgttgacAAGGCACCCATAGCGAGTATTCCTGAGTGTGAGTTTGAGATTGGACATGACGTCACTGATGGAATGAATGGGATGAAGCCAAAGGTGAGTTATTAAAACAACACAACATCGACctttgtgaaacttttgaactattggtggcagcagacttaccaggtaaactgCAGCCATATTGGATAGTTCTGAACATTTTACGCTTACGAAAACAATGGAattacctggtgagtctgctgaTTCTTACAACAATGCCCCAACGTCTCCTAAAATTATAATAATCTAAACTTTGTTCTTACAACCAAACTACTGAACCAGTACAAGTGAATGTATGCTAGGCAAGACCTACCAGAGCTGAAACtagggcccttttcgaaaccatgacttcggctttggattcggctcaggctagcctggccccgcggttgtttttaCAATTGCGCGTAATTTGCGTAAgcactcagggcttcagacgagagaacggagcctgaagccgaatccaaagccgaagccgtggtttcgaaaagggtctagGTATTGATTTTGGTGGATGCACACATTTTTGTAGACGAATACTTCAGTTTGTGTCAGCCTCTCTATACCATCCAACACTGCATGTGCATTGTACATAGACGCCTTTAAGAGTCTTTCGCATTATTTAAACAAAGGTTTGCTCCAAATCGAAGAGTAAAGAAGCTTCTGATCAGCACAATCCGTTAAACTCAACGGTGGGGagtaaagcgccctctagcggacAAGCAGAAGCCCCCGATCGACAGCGTGAAGTAAGACCCGTGGATAAAGCAGTTGATGATCGGCTGTGTTGATTAAGGCCCTAGTATTTTTGAAACAGAGGGGCCTATGTAAATTTTAgtgtgcaaaaaatagttaatggcctgacgtttcgaccctagcagagtctttctcgaaggctaaatttTAGTGTTTTTGATAAAAGCATTTGTCATTTGATACAGGAGATGTTGTTTGTTCGCTCCTTATCCTTTTTTCCGGATTTTACAAACAGctatacaacaaaacaaacaaaaacatttattttatttttagtttaaatTGACGGAGCATCGTAGTTGTAGATGCATTAATATTATTCCTCAAAGCCAAATTTGAAATGTGGGCGAGTATGGTGACATCTGGGCCTAATTTCTTATGTtaagtagaaaatattgctaaacaacTTCCTGGtaaacagtcacaaatggtacatgtaacatggtagtttggttggtaaccttactctcgtaagcatagttttgttgtgcttagcatcttgttgtgcttaaagacactggacattattggtaattgtcatagaccagtcttgtcacttggtgtatctcaacatatgcaaaaaataacaaacctcaactggtcgtcgaagttgcgagataataatgaaagaaaacaaacaccatgtcacacgaagttgtgtgctttcaaacgcttgatttcgagacctcaaattctaaaactgaagtctccaaatcaaattcgtgtaaaattactttattctcgaaaactacgttacttcagagggagccgtttctcacaatgttttatactatcaacctctccccattactcgttaccaagtaagtttttatgctaataactattttgagtaattaccaatagtgtccactgcctttcagcagctctatgaacttggccCTTGTAACTACAAGTTTGAACTCGACAACCTCTTGCCTTTGAAGGTTTTTTACAAGTTGAACAAGTACCATTGAGTTCACCGCTCCTTTTTTACTTAGTTTGGTGTAAACAGAGAGCCACACTTGGTTAACCTTGGACTTCTTTGACTAAGCGACTATTGTCGGGTCTTGTTATAAGCACAGTATGGAGTCGCTGATGGTATGAACGCAATCCACTTAGACAAATCACGAATAATATAAACACGAACAGTTATCTTTGTTGCATTGGATGTAGGATTGTAGGTCATCACAatttataatatatattttgtgagCCTAAAGTAacacctttttatttatttgcccTAGTTGCTAAATATTGTGAAGAAGAAGTGCCAAAAAATCCAAAGCTTATGGATATTTTGAGAGGGTCTTATTTCACCTATTTTTATAACTTGTTTTCCTTGTACTGTAGTTTCTGATTTGCTTCAAGCGCAGTAAATAGTATACACAATGAGTTGGCATttgattgcataaaaaaataactttgttttaagaaaaaaaatggaagaaaatattTGCTGAAGTCGCTGGCTGTTGATcatgtaattgtttgtttgtttgtttgtttgtttgtttgtttgtttgtttgtttgtttgtttgtttgtttgtttgtttgtttgtttgtttgtttgtttgtttgtttgtttgtttgtttgtttgtttgtttgtttgtttgtttgtttgtttgtttgtttgtttgtttgtttgtttgcctgtGGTTAGTTTCTTTTCATACAGGTTGATTTATTTGTGTACACTCtgtgtgaaggggggggggggtagcccGGTTCATGAGTCTTGGGTTTTTGAACTTGTTGCTTAGTATGTTGTTCCACAAATTAGTGAAATTGTCAAGgggaaaaataacaacaaattacaaatttagAGGTTAAAGTGGTTAATGATTATGATGTTGATGAAGTTAATGATTTGGAAAAAGTACAAATTGTATATATGTTTGTTGAGTTTGATTGCCTGTGTTTGATATAAGCAACAGCTATGTAATTGTCGTGaaggtatttattttattttattttattttattttattttattttattttattttattgattctatattttattttgctcaTTGTCACTTACGTTGGAAAATTAACATACCGCATTTTAGATAATATAGTTCAAAGACCTTTAGTCTAAAGGCGTATAGAATAATTGTGCATGGCTTATGTAAAgaaaataaagttttttaaacttaaaagtcGCTATTTTCTAAGAATAAAAACCAAACTCGAAGGTTTTTCCTTTTGAGtgaaaaagttgttgtttttgtttttgttttgtttttttcaacatcatttaaaaaaaaaaaaaaaattatgttgatGTCATCGGTATTTTGATTGACGTGTCTGAAGAATAGCTTCTTCATATTTCATTCTCAAATTCATTCACCAAATCACACTGCGTCATCGCGGTAGGCGTGTTTAGCACCACGCTTAACACCTATAAGTACTGCGCGTTACCTTGGGGAAGTgacaaagaaaaaataaacgGTAATCATTTTTAGACTAAACAGCCGACGAATAATTCGACGATGGCGTTGCATAGAGTACTGGATAACTATGTCGGGGAGGATTACTCTTATTTAATCAACCTTCAGCAGTTTCAGAATTTATTCCCTCTGGATCCAATGGTAAGTTTGATCGTACACTcataaagacactgaacactattggtaattgtcaaagactagcatcacagttggtgtatctcaacatatgcatagaataataaacctgttaaaaattgaactcaattggtcgtcgaagttgcgagataatagtggaagaaaaaacacccttgtcacacgaagttgtgtgctttcattcagatgcttgatttcgagacctcaaaatcaaattcgtggaaaattacttctttctcgctaacgacgttacttcagagggagccgttctcgaaatgttttatactatcaacagctcttcattacttgttacaaagtaagtttttatgccaaaaattattttgagtagttaccaacagtgtccactgcctttaaagttttagatttgtatttatattttgcaGCATTAGTTTGAGTCAAACGTGTTCAATTATTACATCTTTGGCTAAAATGTGTTGAACTGTTTGAAAGTTTAATAAACTTGTTCAGTTTGAACAGTTACATGTCACTAACAATCCTTTGTCCCGGTGAAGGTTATGAATGCATAGAGAACAACACTCCTAAGTTACCCGGGAAACGAATACAATAAACAAAGTGATACTTATCCTTCAGTTCCAGTGAAAGTTCAATATTTATCAAATTCAGCTAAACCGATTGTAGATTTTTATACCAGAGGACTGTATCACGTGCTAAGTTAATGTGTTGCAAAACGAAAGGCAAAACTTATAAATTAAATTGAAGCGATATTTATaacaattgtttatttttggctTATTGAAGAAAGTATGTGAAGCAATGTGAGGCACTGATCCGTTTTTGTCTTACTTATTGTAAAAAGCATGTTTAACATTTTGGTGTCTCACAATGATCTATTTTTTACTTATTAGTCCTACCATTGAAGCATGTTTTGCAGTATATGTACAGCAATTTCAAactttatttttagttttttgtttgtcttttctttttttgtaattaaagAAAGCCTTTGCATGCAAGCTTTTTAACAGCGTGGACGACTGCGGGACCGGGATAGTGGAGATTGATGCCTTGAGAAAAAGACTACGACAAATCGACTCAATGTCGGATAAGGAGAGATTGCGATTCATTATTGAGCTTGGTAatggtatgtatttatttatttatttattttaaagtctcATCCTCTCATGATTTCAACAAATCGTTGACAAACATCAGACCGATTTTTGTGAAGCAAAAATGCATCTTCGGAGAATGGAACCGCCTATTCCCAAAGTTCTGTTATCGCTTGATTTGGTGAGGGAAAAGTCCTCTTAATAATGATCATGTTTTCCAacgccgcccccccccctccatcccTGATCTCTTAAAAAGCCAAATTCAAGTTGTTTTCCAGAATTATTAAATCAAAACGACTATAAACTGTTTTGTATCTGATTTGCCGACTTTTAGAAAATGGCTGCATTTCTGACGTGGATTTGAAAGAGTCATTGCGAGTGTGGTCGTCATGCAGTAATGAATCTAAAACAGTTATCCAACATAAGACTCAATTCTCAAGAGATTTGAAGAAAACTACCAGAATTGAAGAGATTCTGCGAAAAGTTGATGAGATAAGGGGCTCTTCTAAATCCAGGTATTACCGCTGCACAGATAAGACATTTTTAATTTGGACAATGTCCCCATGAAATGTTGACCTCTGAAcccttttgacctttacttctggtTGACCTTTACACATTGTTGACCTTTATACCTTTTTTACCTTTACACCTTGTTGACCTCTACACCTTGTTGACCTCATCACCTTGTTGACCTGTACACCCTTTTGACCTCTACACATTGTTGGCCTCTACACCTTGTTGACCTCAATGTATTACTCTTTCCATTATTCTGTCAGCCGGAAGCTTAACTACACCTCTGACGTTTCTGATGACATCTCTGTGTCTTGTCAACCTTGTACCAACAGCCGAAGAACTCCAGTGAGATACATGAAATACAATCAACGAAAGATAACCTTCATGTTGATTTACGCATTACTCAACGCTTCACTTGTTGTTAACACCGTTTTCATTTACATCCATGACTCCGTATTTGAAATCATCGGTTAGTATAATTTCTTTCACTCAATTTATTGATAACGAGATCAGAGCTAGGAGAGGTTTGCgggaacaccatgtgaatatttattttgggtaTATAGTATTGGTTCTGGAAAGAGCCGTTGGTTAACTTTTTAGAACCAACGTACTCAAAAGAGATCACACTCGGtgttacaccatgcaaagttttaaatcccaCTTACAATACATAGATCACATTAAAACAACGTTGTTTTAATCCTTCTGAGAAAAACCTTGCATGGAAGTGTTATTGTTTTCCCTTTTATTTCATGAACTTTTGGAAGCGAGGGCATGTGGAGCTGCTTTACATATTAATACGTCATTCGTGATTGTTCTGATGTTACGTCATAGCCTGACGTATGTACGGAGTACCAGATTGGCCAAGTACCTACCGATTgatcaacatttgcatcttcatAAAGTCATAGGGATCATTATCTTCATACTATCAGTAGTGCATGGTGCCAGCCACACAGTGGATGTAGGTAAGTTCAAACcatggcaggagattctgtcccccattatggcaaactgtgtacaaacttcttctgatataGCGCCCTATTTTGAAACATCATCCTTTAACCCACGTTAGTTTcccatatggggggggggacacagatTTTCCTGAAACACCGTCTTTAAGTTTACTAACTTGTAAAGTTTCATAATTATGTCAATGACATTATCCACCGTTTGATATCTTTATGTAAGAATAAGCGAGGTTTAAACCAGAATCAATCATACTTTGACCTGGTTAAAACCCCACAATTGGCAGTCATTTGCTGTATTTTTCCTAATGTTACAGCTGGACAATAATTTGCATTCTATTTATTCACCACTCGTGCCCTCCGTAGCCTTTTTTCCgaaaacattttgatttgcTATCAACTGAGGGCGCTGTAACACTTCACTGTACAACGAGTCGATATTGCAGTCGTCTGAATCCGGTCAATGAACTCCTTGCTTTTTATAagttgtattaattttgttcgGTTACAAATCAGGAGTTTGATTGCATCGAGGgagtatttgttttgtttatttctcaatTTAGATGATGTTGTGTAAAACAACTAAAGCAAGGTTTGTCACGTTTCATGTGCCCTTTTAATTACTTTTCTGTGTTTATGTCTTCGTGTTCAAAGTAGATCTAATATACTGAAATTACTAATTaatgataacaaaaataaatcagtGCAATTAGTTGCCAAATATATGCaatttagaagaagaaaaaacatgaaaactAGGGTATCAAACTAATCAAATCGTAATAActgatttctttctttcttcagcTATAATTTTGAATAATTCCACATCGATGGCGATGACGGAGTACCTATTAACTACAAGATCTGGTGTGGGTTATTTCTACGGCTCAGCTTATCCCAGTGGTTGGATTACCATGGTAATACTTCTGATCATAACAATTGTCTCCATCTTCCCTTGTATACGTCAGAAAAATTACCAGGTAAAGTATTGCTTTatcctttaaaataattgtaaaaaccttttaaagttgtttgtgtgttttcacaATAATTAGTTTACACGTATTTTAAGAATAATCGAATGTGATAAATTGCccccttttaatattttataaatcGAGATATCTTGCTGGTGCATTTGAAGTATAAGCTAATCGTGATCTATTTGTATTGAACTATttcgtttttaaaacaaacatttgttttaagaGTCTAAAAAATCAACATTATTTCTGTATCTTTATactatgtatttttattttgtcaatttttttaaggttttgtggaaataaatttaaaaataaatgaaaatttatAGGCCCACGCCACTACCCAATATTCCACATCAGTTGAACATATCTTAGTCCATATCTTGAAAGTCTAGCAAAATCATCTTATTTAATCTGATTGATTAAACCAGGTTTTCTACACCAGCCACCGCCTCTATCCGATCTTCCTTCTCGGTTTCCTCCTTCATGTCCCAGACTTCTGGAAATGGCTTCTTATTCCTGGACTAATCTTATCCATCGAGAAACTCTGGTGTTCATCAGATGTATCTCGGTCACTGAGATTTTATAAATCTTACATCACAGCCACTTCTCGTCTGCCGAATGGGGTGAGTACCCAAGAAAATGCATTATTCATTCTCTGAGAAATGTAATTAAATCGGAATATTTCTGAGCGAATTTACAAAACTTTCcaaatgaaataatttgtaCTTTCTCTGTAAACTCGAGGGTTCATCGAATCGAACAGTTTATAGAGATAGAATTATTGTATGATTTGGAAGAAATAGTACAACGAAGGagagtttttttaatttctaagAAAAAGAAAGATTGCTTGAACTGTTCTGCCGTTTTTTCGCTAATTATGAATTCGTTGTATTTCCTCTGATCTGTCAGAGTAGCTGCCATGTCTTATATTCGTTTGtccttttgttttcatttctgtctgttttttttttttgtttttttttcgtttcgTTGTCTATCTGGCTGTATTTTACAAACGTCTGCTTACCAACACAGCCCCATACTTTTCTGACAGTTATCCTGCTTACTGCATACTTAAAGACAcgggacacttttggtaattgtcaaagcacaagcttctcacttggtgtatctcaacatatgcacaaaataacaaacttttgaaaatttgagctcaattggtctttgaagttgcgagataataatgaaagaaaaaacacccttgttacacgaagttgtgtgctttcagatgcttgacttcgagacctcaaattctaaatccgaggtctcgaaatcaaatccgtggaaaattacttctttctcgaaaactacgttacttcaaaagaactgtttctcacaatgtttaacactatcaacagctcttcattgcttcaaccaagtaaggttttatgctagaaattattttgagtaattacaaatagtgtccactgcccttaataCTATATTTGCTTTACTCGATAACGTTACATTTTTCATAGAAGTACTGATataaatgtgaattgaattgagttggaACTGAATTGATTTGCAACTTTTCTGTGCTTTCCTTTCTATATAAGGTGATAAGATTAACCGTGGATCGACCTGAGCGATTCCATTACCACCCAGGGGATTATGTGTATCTACAAATCCCATCATTGTCCAGATTTGAGTGGCATCCATTCTCTACTTCAAGCTCACCCGAAAATAAAGGTTATTTATTCATATTTGTTagtagtttgtttgtttgtttgtttgtttgtttgtttgtttatttgtttgtttgtttgtttgtttgcttgcttgcttgcttgcttgcttgcttgcttgcttgcttggttgcttgcttgcttgcttgctcgctcgctcgctcgctcgctcgctcgttcgttcgtttgtttgtttgtttgtttgtttgtttgtttgtttgtttgtttgtttgtttgtttgtttgtttgtttgtttgtttgtttgtttgtttgtttgtttgtttgtttgtttgtttgtttgtttgtttgtttgtttgtttgtttgtttgtttgtttgtttgtttgtttgtttgtttgtttgtttgtttgtttgtttgtttgtttgtttgtttgtttgtttgtttgtttgtttgtttgtttgtttgtttgtttgtttgtttgtttgtttgtttgtttgtttgtttgtttgtttgtttgtttgtttgtttgtttgtttgtttgtttgtttgtttgtttgtttgtttgtttgtttgtttgtttgtttgtttgtttgtttgtttgtttgtttgtttgtttgtttgtttgtttgtttgtttgtttgtttgtttgtttgtttgtttgtttgtttgtttgtttgtttgtttgtttgtttgtttgtttgtttgtttgtttgtttgtttgtttgtttgtttgtttgtttgtttgtttgtttgtttgtttgtttgtttgtttgtttgtttgtttgtttgtttgtttgtttgtttgtttgtttgtttgtttgtttgtttgttttgttttgttttgttttgttttgttttattttgtttgtttgtttgtttgtttgtttgtttgtttgtttgtttgtttgtttgtttggagtcTACGTACTGTTATTGCAGTACCCCCCCCCTCCTGCGCTACAAACAGTATGAGTAATATAAGTAAATAATAAGCACTGAGATGCAATGCCATTCCATAATGATAAGCAATTATTTAAACATTTCAGATTGCTTTTACTTTTAACCAGGAGCTCTCCACCCTTACCGtttcaaattaaaatgaaaacacTTAATTTTAATGTCTCCATAATTTATGTTGTATCCTTGTTTTTCTTTGGGTTTTGTTGACCCGCTTATAGATACGTTAACGTTTCACATACGCAACTCCGGCGATTGGACAAAACGAATAGAAAATCTGTGTGcacggtcgagttgtctcaaagaCCGAACAGATCTAATACAGCGGGTATGTCCTTCAAGCGTAGAGCAGGAGATACCACCAAAGACACCCGGTGACTTTGCGAGTGATAATCCGGGCTTCATTGAAGAAAATGGAGGAACTGACGTTGAAAACAACGAGCAAACTTGCAGTTGTGAAAATGAAGATTCGTGTCATTGTGTAAGGAAACACTTGTAATTTTATAACGTTACTCTAAAACTCCCCAACTTGAATAAAGTTGtctcaaataatttttgttttgaaaataatataatttatcATTTTCGACGGCTGTTTGACACGAAACAGAGTTATTTTAATACTTGGCCATGTAAACCTATAGATTGTTAACCAGTGTCCAATATCCTAAAGATGTTAATATTGCTTAGCCACTCTCTTTGTTAAGCAAAACATGAATGCGGCACCAGTTGCAGCCAT belongs to Asterias amurensis chromosome 5, ASM3211899v1 and includes:
- the LOC139937234 gene encoding NADPH oxidase 5-like — protein: MALHRVLDNYVGEDYSYLINLQQFQNLFPLDPMKAFACKLFNSVDDCGTGIVEIDALRKRLRQIDSMSDKERLRFIIELGNENGCISDVDLKESLRVWSSCSNESKTVIQHKTQFSRDLKKTTRIEEILRKVDEIRGSSKSSLTYVRSTRLAKYLPIDQHLHLHKVIGIIIFILSVVHGASHTVDVAIILNNSTSMAMTEYLLTTRSGVGYFYGSAYPSGWITMVFYTSHRLYPIFLLGFLLHVPDFWKWLLIPGLILSIEKLWCSSDVSRSLRFYKSYITATSRLPNGVIRLTVDRPERFHYHPGDYVYLQIPSLSRFEWHPFSTSSSPENKDTLTFHIRNSGDWTKRIENLCARSSCLKDRTDLIQRVCPSSVEQEIPPKTPGDFASDNPGFIEENGGTDVENNEQTCSCENEDSCHCENVYIDGPYGTSTRRLFDTEHVVLIGAGIGVTPYVSVLQSVLNCYKGQHIVANSRQGNDNGTVHRECKYSNIKKIDFVWITRDIGNLQWFGNLLSELIDYQSMYKKCSCGPLIDVHIYVTSEPYDQPVTSNVTYGRPDWAKLFNAIKKEGFRKIKVFYCGPEPLAKKLKVHCMNYKFIFRKELF